The genome window tttattgtttgcctcATGGTAATCTCCcatcttttttgaccgaaacattttcaagcagttcggcacaaaacctttcgatgttcctgcatgtaagacaataatacgccctcctttgccaacaggcactgccattgtcccctcgggcgttccatcattccagcctctacgtaaagaatggctggcattgacccaagtttcatctaaccacactatactttcgaattccacacccataatcctgcgcagaaatctgcaccgccatgcaactacatctgtcctttccattaatattttgcgtccgttaaacagtgaatagctgaagcctatgtctttcaacactgtacaaaatgaaaatttgctccctttaaaaagatcgtctttctgaagcgacaccagtaatttagatagagtgggatgttcccttctcttataatagctgtatatacgacgacgaatagcgtctttctgaaaatcgcccaaagctgtcacctgcttatttctcggtcgcttctttcctggtgtgtgcgcagctttgttgtgccactctcgtcacaatctacactatactgttctttccctatctttacaacagtgttcttacttattttcaatgctgctgcagttctcttcacaacctgaacaacaggaattaagggcccacctttgtccttttctttctcaaagaaatccctcacagagcacacgaattcacgggcctgggtgtgtagcacacttttcttcctccgtttcacttcttgtgttgggctggtactacccgccgctctagacattgtttacaacgaaacggaaacaaagaaacactgaaaacaacaaaaacgaaataaactacgaattcaacttcagacaaacgacgaacgaccgcaccgcctgcacgcgagacacgtaagtttcataagcgcgcgcgatcgggtttcagagcggcaacggggcccttgctacccgctcaaagtcaggccgtcattggctgcctgcctgcggtcgctaggcaacggaaagacgctaccgagctgtcaataccaaagactcgtctcccagactataattATATGGCCTAAAAACTTCAAGTCTGATACTCCAAATTTGCATTTACTTAATTTAAGGGTCATACCGCCTTGTCTGAAATTATTGGCTAATTTGTACAAAGTTTTGCTGGTTATTAATATATCATCCATGTAAATAATTAGTCTAGATAGTAGTTCACTTCCAATCAACTGATCCAAAGCTCGAATAAACTTGGCTACAGACACATTCAGCCCAAACGGAACAAcacaataatgaaaacatttaccattatataaaaaggctgtgtactgcctTGAATCCTGTGCTAATGTGATTTGATGAAAACCTGAGGTCAAATCCTGGCTAGAAAAATATTTAGTGTCATTGAATTTGTACAGGAGTTCCTCCATGGATTCAGTATGATCTGTTTCTCTCTCTATAAACTTATTCAGGTGACGTGAATCCAATACCAGCCTAACACCACCATCCTTTTTAGAAATACAGACAATCGAGCTGTTATATGGACTGTGACCTCTCTATTATtctccatttttgcattttctggagTTCCCTCTACACTTCTTTCCTTTTACAGATGGATACCCCATAAGGTTTAATGAAAAAAAGTTCGTGTGGCTTTAACTTCAAATGACATTCATAATCTTTGACACTACCAGGTTGATCACAAAAAATGTTACAGTTCTCCCAGAGAAAATTTTCTAATTCCTGGTTTTCAGACTCAGTCAAGTCATTTGCTTCTTTTACCTTTTCTGATATGGTTAGGGAGTAACTATCATCAACCAAATTCTGGTTATTGTGATCCCTATTTTCCTCTTCCTCCATGTAATGGCTACACTCTGGATAAACTATTTCCCTAATATGGTTACTACTGCTTGTACTTGAATTTAACTGGATCACTACTTTTCCTTGAATACTAGTGTTTGGTTCAGTGAACAGTAATTCTGAATTTTGCCAATCAAAACTCACATTTGCTTTAACTAACCAGTCCATCCCTAAAATCATTTGCTCATTGAGGTCTGGAATAACTAAACAACCATGTTCTGAATTAATGTTGCCaacagaaaatgtaattaaagCTTGTTTATTTATTAACTTACTAAACTTGCCAGCGGCACCTTTAATCCATACACCTGTGATTGGAAATTCGGTGTAACTTTCCGTGTCTTTTATTCTGTTCCTCAACTTGTCTGAGATACTACTAATGGGACTGCCAGTGTCAATCAAACAAAGACTTGACCAATTTTTAATGCTTATTTCTACATAAGGGCTACCTAAGGTAATATTTGGGTCACTATTCACATTCTCTGCCAGCAAGTCACTTTCTAATTCAGTTGTATCGATGTTGTTACATACTTCTTTACTACAGGTTTCAATGTCAGAATCAAAATAAGATTGAGTGTCATTGTTACTGGAATCAAATACACATGAAACAGGTACCTTACTTTCACTAGACTTAAAATTATCTTTCCTAGATGGATTTGATTTGATGACTTCACTTTCCTTATTATTTTCTAAACAAACTTCATTTTCACTGATAATAGATTCCAAAATCTTCTCACCTATCAACTTAGCTTGTTCCTTCTTATTAGTAGATTTACTTaagatttcttttacacaaattggTACCAATACATTGTTTGCACTCTTAATATCTTCCCGTGAACCAACTTCGCATTCAGAGTTACTTTTAGCTGCAACACCATTATCAATAACTTCAACGTAAATAATGCCATCTAATTCCTCTTGTGTACATATATCATCAAATACATCATCCTTCACAGCACTATCTTTACCAAAATCGTCATCAAAATAATCTGTGGGTGATGCCTCTGCATGCACATCTGCCTTAACTACTAAGTGTTCAACATCTGAAGTTACACTACTGAAATCGTTACCTATTTCAATATCTGAGTCAGGTGTTATTTCCTCACTTTGGCTACCAATTTCTACTAATATAGATACCTCATTATCCttaccttcatcagaaaacaagtTATTGATACCTTACATATCATAAGTTCTGTCTACATCAGGTGTTAATGTGTCATTAATTAATGCTAAGTCATGTTCATTAAGTTCAAACTGTAGTCCTTCTTGAGTATGTGCATTATTCAATTCACTCAACATGTGATCCCAAACGTTTTGCTTATAACTAGTATCATCTAAGTAGTAATCCCtatttatattacatttatgaTTGCTTTTACGTTTCTGTCTCTTTAACCTCCTATTTGCCTGGTTTGTGCCATAACTATTCACCTCAAATTGACAGGCTCCCAACGAGGTGGTTACCTGTTTCCCTGGTTGGAATTTCTGTTGTGAAGCTGgttactgtttctctgttcttGATGGTTTTCGTGTCTGTTGTAACTACTGTTTTGGTTACCACGCCAGGATTATTTCTGTGTCCATTATATTGTTGtgacccccccccccatttctattGTGAGTGTTTCTGAGGTTTTGATTGTATTGTCTGTCATctttctgccatgcacggtcaatttTGTCTACATGACGTAAAAATTCGTCAACACTGTCATCTGGTCCATATACAAGTCCCCACTGAAAACAGTGTGGTAGGCGTCGTTTCAGTGCGTCAATCTGTATCAGTTCATCCAATGGTTTGCTCAAATGTGACAATGTCCCtaattgtttttcacaaaattctcgCATGCTAATTGCAAGACCTGTGTGATATTTGCCACCGTTAAGAAATCCAGATTTTGTTCTTGCCTGTTTGTTTTCCTACCAAAACTTTGCCAAGAATTGGCGTTCAAATTCAGCTAAAGACGTAGTATTTGTATTAATGTTTTGGTTCGCTCATGTAAGGGCTTCACCATCCAAAGAACGTTTCACAAATTTAACTTTAGCAGTCTCTGGCATGTTAGGTTGAAAACTGTCTGTGCACTGATGCACAAAGTCAACCGGATGCAATTTCTCATCACCTGGGTTACATTTTAAACTAACATTGTCACAATTATGCACAAACATCTGGTTTGAATCAAGATTGGGCATTATATTCTTTTGCAATATTGAAACTTCAGAGCTGACTGTTTGCAGTTCTATTGTTAGGGGAGAGTGGGagaaatacacgcacctaaggaaaaatcgatgtgaaccatttgttacgtcattaaaacctacgaaaataagtacataccatacaatggacatttctccacatattccaatcgtctgtaaatagttataaacagtaccttaattttgaacattaaaataaaaaaaggtgcaaatgcgtggtattccccaTCCCTGATggtaatgacacgcaaagtactgggtaataacacgtaaaagaaacaaaccataaaaatgtacaacgcttgctatttttattttctcattagttacaacaaatagtaaacagtatatttaagaacaAAATAATGTAGTTCTATAAACATCtattataattttcgttttttaattttttattgatgtgaaaagagATCATTTTCTCATACTGCGAAGATCAcacttgtaaccttttggagtgttccagccactacattcttcatgactccatctgctacaagaaatacatcgatactatagttctccatctttcccaaactctccacatactaaacagacatcttctgcaatcgccaatggatcaatatcatccatttcaCCATCATCACAAATGTTCCGCAAGTCCAGATTTAGGTCATCCTcgctgctactttcactttcttgATGGTGATTCTTCTTATTTAATGTCTGTTTCCTCTTCAAGACTTTTTTAAGTTGCAGATTTCTGCACTCATCTGCTTTAtccttaagatttcttttcttgtttccttcagctTTCTTCTTCATGGctactttttgtttctttattgataactccATTAGCAGTTTATTCTTCTCTGGAGTTGCTGTAAGGATCACTGACTTTCCCTTAGGCTTTCCTttggcttgtttcgtcttaggaagaacttgtttttgttttggagcaggagatatgtcaaatacactaacgtacttgacacatgcacttttagttgatgttgttgtgacctcTTATAGGTCTACTAGAGGTGGAATATCTTCTCCTGAAGATCCTGGAATTTGTTCTTGACTCCTTTTGGGAATATGTGGCTTGTTTGTAGAtgcaaccacttcatttccatttgttgcattcggaacctcttcatcttcaaggaTAACGtctctgaagatctcacattgttgtTAGTCGTCATGCCGAAATTTGTTTGGATTGAAAGGGCAAATCCCACATGCTTTAAACCCTGACTGCCCTTTGTCCATGGTAGTGACCTTAATATATgtcttattaaaaagttctgctaactcataTGGTGTTATTTTTTGATACACCAtgtgacttcatatacatgtcacattcacgattgaaggctgatttcagagaagaaaacaatgtaacatctagtggttgaagcttgtgagaagtgtgtggaggtatggttgccatgacaatagaatgttttttacaaaattcaaaaatatcaagtgaaatgtggctgctgtcactatctaaaatcagcagcacaaggtcctcaatagttgattttacattgttctgaaaatgttggatccattcgaaaaacgatgactcattggaccagccattgacggaacaaccatatattgctTCAACCGGTCCACCTCTTCTTAACAGATTTGACATCCACTTCCTGGGGAAGATAAACATAGGGGGGATGTAGGTCCCAGGagcactgaaacaacatatcacagtcacgtttttccCCCCTTCCCCAAGACGTGGCCCCACCCATTTGTTTAACACCTTTCGGAACCAAAATTCTCTTcggcttttgtacagtatttatgctCATTGCATTGACGGTGAACActcgcccctctttaaatttatatttttcatagaCATGTTCTgagtttttaaaatatgcattaactTCTTCTTCATTAAGTGcctgtattatgttaatgctagttgcttcaggttttctcatgccAATACTTGggtttatttttaaaaatagagctagccaatcctttacggctaacctagatgacttatcaaaattgtttgcaatgttgttagcctctgcatactcagatgcaatctttcgcagctggatgcatgtaacgccatagaacagcttggccattgtattaacatgatccctaatctcattttcctgttctgtcgaaaatgttgggtttcttccaagttttgggccctcggtatttttaacgttcattctcgttcgcagagtagcttcatgaatcccgaaagcttttgatacttctcttatttttcttccaagtttgatggcatcaagaggcttacaaagttcctcttgcatccattttgctttctgggtttttcttttctaatatctaccgatctgaaattaaaaaaaaaaaaaaaaaaaaaaaaaaacctcgttagtattgaaaatataacctgcaagggggaataccacgTACTTCAACAGATGCATGGCATTACTccactgtaagttcgatgactaacctaagcataactcggcacctaattcaaatagcgggacaaatctacaattaaattaaaggtttcatgtAGAGTTAGTAGTTGatacgcaagaattacattaaagcaacttacagtagcacttaccttgcaaaatacagctgatCAAAATTATATGCGACACGTCGAAAAcaaacaatacttcactgctccaatAATTCCAATGGAAAATGGCTGGCATAAGCcgcatagtagttgttactcctgccagcaggGAGTAGCACtaactgggaacagcttgcgccattgaaactgcgtaaatcagcctgcgtgggattacccacatgcgtgcaattcccccaccttcccctacacTTTCTACTTTCTCGGCAATACGAGATATATTATCAGAAACTACTCCAgaatttaatttcaatctttccCCTACCAATTCTTTTTCTGAAACAATGAGTTCCTGCAACATTTTTAACTCGTCTTTTCGGTTCACTAATTCATTTAAAACGACTACTTCCGTGTTTTTGACACGTTCGTTAACTAATTCAATGCTTTTGTTTGCTTCTTTAAATTCGGAGATTGAGAAAGCCTCCAAACAGTCAACTTTGGTTTCTACCCTTTCTATGTCACATGCAACAATTTGTACTTTGTTATTTGTTGCGTTGATTTCTTCTCTCTCAATGATTTCAGATTTTGGTCCAGCTTTTCTGTGACCTCTTTAATGTTGCTACCTAATTGGTTATTTTGAGTTACCAGTTGTTCTAGTTTATTATTAAACAATTGAGATATCTGatcaattaaattcggttgctGATTTGCTCCCGAAAAACCATGAAAACGCGAACAACTACTGCTTACGGAATTTGCTTCACTGTTTAAGTGTACAATTGGAGTTGAAGCATGAGATTGACGGCCTGAACCCGTGGTCATGCCTATTTGATATAACTGAGTTTCGCTCATTTTGATCAAAGTGGCTAGACACTAGAAAAAACACTTTCCTGCCTATCAGGTGAAATTGTCACACGCACACAATGAAACAAGAACAGAAAATTGTAGGACACTGTCTGTGActgaaataaaagcaattaaaatggGTACTTATCTGATTCATTCGCGATGTCATTCCAGAATTTCACTTTTGCACCTGTCGACGTCCGTGGTGCAGTCTGCAACGTACAAAATTATGGTTCCTGCCTCTTGTACATGGAATTCTTGCTAGTCGTcctctgcacagtcttccacttgaTCCCGGCTCCTCCACCACACTGAGATGTTTGTATTTTCCCACCTCCGCTTTGCAAACGTTTTGACTTTTGAGTGGAATGCCCAGtcgatgtgctgttgttttcacgtcaattctaccaacagtgAGAGTTGATTAGTTCTCGGggtgttgtaaaattcctggattcgtctcgtcgctgtgcagcccTTGAAAAGGATTgtggaagactcccaaataaattccaaagtacagtgcagttttaacaccaaTATATTTCTAGGACTCTGAGcccgagcctggtgaactgtaccggttacatcacatgtacccaaagttgacatcaaacgacacagaattcacaacaatcaacaaacgagtgagcctacaatatATTTGCTCGCAACCatagccaaaaaacgagtgccccaaggcacctgcgtgacctctatttatacttttgttaacagttacctacaatgaaaattacaattttatgtaaaatcacaattaaaagttaaactgaatatgagatacacattggtaaaaatttacaatctcagtgctgaacaaggtgaacctattttcaagttagttacgagttaatataacattttctgactaattatgttacaggtaacaattacatttctaaatttgtttatagcaaatcaactagtgcctgaattttagtgctaacgtatatcggagattcaattaacatgctttatttatatgttctatttaaattgttgtagtaattttgtaatgataggtttactggtacatcctgaccatgtgctacatttcttttgattagttacagtattaatttcacatttatattgtgtttttcacataagaacaatgttaatcagcaaagcgtcattttcgaattatatgtatactgaaatagtggttatttttgtatgtaatttggaaacaggtcactttacaattgggcaattaggactggtgtttatctttaatgctctccgaggggctctgataggtagcaatgagatacagtaatatttcaccatcctcccatcaatttgcttccttgtggtcctctgcgttttggtactgatcctgttttctttgcTAGGTAAAACGTCACTATTCTCCgtcggacatccaaaagtgagagcttctcattagagttaGCGATTTGGTATGCACGCCATGTGTTTACTACGCATATTTctatcatctgtgtgaataatggccaccaccatttctttgaccttatcctcattttataaagtgatatctgcttgtccagCAGATCTACACCACCCATATGGGCATTGTATGCTTCAGTGAGAGGTGGCATtgtaacagatatttcctttttctttgcctGTGAGTATCTTTTAGTAGAACTCAGAGGAGTAATAATACTGTAATTTGTCGCTACACATACtggtttgttgtcactccatttcacaaccAGAACTTTGTTCTCTTTGTCAAACATGTAGTTATAGAACCCTCGTTCCTTTTCTTTTGCCATCCTTTTTGAGTCAGTCAAAGGACATGCATTAGTTCGGATCTCTCTTATTGTTCCTGTagctttcattttactctttccgagtgtgatcagtgtgtcaacactggtgaaaaagttgtcaaagaaaagcttataattcggatactctggttctggaatcatgctggttagttcatttattgctcttgcacctaaaggctcctgtttgttgtcagtcttgcCACAGTATGGCGAAAAATCGTAAAGAAAGCCATTGGAACTTGTAAGACACCAAATTTTGTATCCAAATTTGATAGGCCTTCCCCTCGCAAACATTTTAGCTGAATGTTTGCCATAATAACAAACCATCATTTCATCAATTGAGAGCTCTGAATGAAATACGCCAAATTTACCAAATTCCTTTCATCATTTCAAAGTACAACCTCAGTTTGTACATCTTGTCGTTTTTGCATATTTTGGAGTTGTCTTTGAGATGAATGAATCTCTTTATTTCCCGAAACCTATTTCTTGACATGGAGTTGAAGACTAAAGGAACACCGACATCAGGAGCCTGTTCCCAGTACACGTTCTCATGGCGAAGCTTATGATAACCACTCAGAAGTAGTATGCCAATAAATGATTTTAGTTCTTCTTTCGTTAGCAGAAAATTTAGTTATGTTGGCAAGCATAGATTTCACTTTGTTCAATAATAGTATCCATtagtttctcagaaaaaaaatCCTCAAACACCTGGGGCACTGTCTTATTTGCTAGACATTCCGCAACATTTTGTTCGTTGCTCTTCCCTGGTTCACTAGTGTTTGTGTACGTTGGTTGACATTTATAccacttacatttatatttttttgtagataaaGTACCACTTTCTGCTCCATTTCATTCTTTTGGCTTCTGGAGGTACAACTGTAGCATTAGCTTCATCTCGGCTGGTTATGAGCTCTAACGTACTggctacatcttgtacaacagactcattgttcagtacattttcgccaatgtcttcttcatctgtaattacatctgcatcgggtggaataatcgccaattctacatctt of Schistocerca serialis cubense isolate TAMUIC-IGC-003099 chromosome 2, iqSchSeri2.2, whole genome shotgun sequence contains these proteins:
- the LOC126455960 gene encoding piggyBac transposable element-derived protein 3-like: MMVCYYGKHSAKMFARGRPIKFGYKIWCLTSSNGFLYDFSPYCGKTDNKQEPLGARAINELTSMIPEPEYPNYKLFFDNFFTSVDTLITLGKSKMKATGTIREIRTNACPLTDSKRMAKEKERGFYNYMFDKENKVLVVKWSDNKPVCVATNYSIITPLSSTKRYSQAKKKEISVTMPPLTEAYNAHMGGVDLLDKQISLYKMRIRSKKWWWPLFTQMIEICVVNTWRAYQIANSNEKLSLLDVRRRIVTFYLAKKTGSVPKRRGPQGSKLMGGW
- the LOC126455961 gene encoding uncharacterized protein LOC126455961, coding for MDVCVRLSILQIFSSKCEAGRERVDKNVLCGLTLEEILAELENHQESDDEDVELAIIPPDADVITDEEDIGENVLNNESVVQDVASTLELITSRDEANATVVPPEAKRMKWSRKCGYHKLRHENVYWEQAPDVGVPLVFNSMSRNRFREIKRFIHLKDNSKICKNDKMYKLRLYFEMMKGIW